In a genomic window of Pedobacter sp. KBS0701:
- a CDS encoding DUF4296 domain-containing protein: MTAILWFGCKPGIPDGIIKPDKMEKILYDMHIVDGYLSSIYIVDSAKKVGAGYYKGIYKKFGTDSAQYNKSLLWYNTNPVALEAMYKNIQKMLAKQKKGTELADLIIRKKQFKADSLVIAKKFKADSLAIRKKMKPDSLSKVKAVAAIAKKKKQADSLINIKKAGVVSALPTPAVVQ, encoded by the coding sequence ATGACAGCTATATTATGGTTTGGATGTAAGCCTGGTATACCTGATGGCATTATTAAACCTGATAAAATGGAGAAGATTTTATACGACATGCACATTGTTGATGGGTACCTTTCCAGTATTTATATAGTAGATTCTGCAAAGAAGGTTGGTGCAGGTTATTATAAGGGGATTTATAAAAAATTCGGTACAGATTCTGCCCAATACAATAAAAGTTTACTCTGGTATAATACAAATCCTGTAGCGCTGGAAGCTATGTATAAAAACATTCAGAAAATGTTGGCTAAACAAAAAAAAGGAACAGAGTTAGCCGATTTAATAATTAGGAAAAAACAGTTTAAAGCTGATTCGTTGGTGATAGCAAAGAAATTTAAAGCCGATTCTCTTGCGATCAGAAAAAAAATGAAACCAGATTCTTTATCAAAGGTTAAAGCTGTGGCGGCAATTGCCAAAAAGAAAAAACAGGCCGATTCACTTATCAATATAAAAAAAGCTGGAGTAGTGAGTGCATTGCCCACACCAGCCGTAGTACAATAA
- a CDS encoding YggS family pyridoxal phosphate-dependent enzyme, producing MSIADNLKQYKSEVESDGVKLIAVSKTQPIESILEAYNAGQRIFGENHVQEMVEKEAQLPKDIEWHLIGHLQTNKVKYIAPFVKLIHGVDSLKLLQEIDKQAAKNKRVIDCLLQVYIADEDTKFGLGFDEVIELLREEAFAELKNIRIVGLMGIATNTKNEKQITIEFHELKVFFDGIKVSFFRKEDSFKEISTGMSADYKIAIEEGSTMVRIGSSIFGKRVIKHFKNDISAN from the coding sequence ATGAGCATAGCTGATAATCTTAAACAATATAAAAGCGAAGTTGAATCAGATGGGGTAAAACTGATTGCAGTTTCAAAAACACAGCCAATTGAATCAATTTTAGAAGCATACAACGCCGGACAGCGCATTTTTGGTGAAAACCATGTACAGGAAATGGTTGAAAAAGAAGCACAACTTCCAAAAGATATCGAATGGCACCTCATCGGCCATCTACAAACAAATAAAGTAAAATACATTGCACCTTTTGTAAAATTAATACATGGGGTAGACAGTTTAAAACTGTTGCAGGAAATCGACAAACAAGCGGCAAAAAACAAACGCGTAATCGATTGTTTACTACAGGTTTACATTGCTGATGAAGACACTAAATTTGGACTCGGCTTTGATGAAGTGATTGAACTTCTCCGTGAAGAAGCCTTTGCTGAATTAAAAAATATCCGTATTGTCGGATTAATGGGTATTGCCACCAATACCAAAAACGAAAAGCAAATAACGATCGAATTTCACGAGTTGAAAGTATTTTTTGATGGCATAAAAGTGAGTTTCTTCCGTAAAGAGGATTCTTTTAAAGAAATATCGACCGGAATGAGTGCCGATTATAAAATCGCGATCGAAGAAGGCAGTACAATGGTACGCATTGGCAGCAGTATTTTTGGAAAAAGGGTAATTAAACATTTTAAAAACGATATTTCTGCTAACTAA
- a CDS encoding GNAT family N-acetyltransferase, translating to MDFNIRFATAEDCPRILELINELAVYERAPEEVTVSLDHFIDAGFGKNPVWKAFVAEVDNKIVGFALYYTRYSTWKGCRLYLEDFIVTEEFRGKGLGKILFEKVIEEAKNGNYSGMVWQVLDWNEPAINFYNKYKAHLESGWLNAALSTAQIKAF from the coding sequence ATGGATTTTAACATCAGGTTTGCAACCGCTGAAGATTGCCCAAGAATATTAGAGTTGATTAACGAACTTGCCGTTTATGAACGCGCTCCTGAAGAAGTAACTGTTAGCTTAGACCATTTTATCGATGCCGGCTTTGGTAAAAACCCTGTTTGGAAAGCTTTTGTTGCTGAAGTTGACAATAAAATTGTTGGGTTTGCCCTATATTATACCCGCTACTCCACCTGGAAAGGCTGCAGGTTATACCTCGAAGATTTTATTGTAACAGAAGAGTTCAGGGGAAAAGGCTTGGGCAAAATATTATTCGAAAAGGTAATAGAAGAAGCCAAAAACGGCAATTACAGCGGTATGGTTTGGCAAGTACTGGACTGGAACGAGCCGGCCATCAATTTTTACAATAAATATAAAGCACATTTAGAAAGCGGCTGGTTAAACGCAGCGCTGTCTACAGCACAAATCAAGGCATTTTAA
- a CDS encoding aspartate kinase, translating into MDIFKFGGASVKDAAGVKNLANIVRDYKKGNLLIVISAMGKITNRLEDLTHAFLSQNDEAHEIFEEIKHFHFSIIDELFQGKHHPVYDDVANTFVEIDWLIEDEPDNNPDYIYDQIVSIGEVVSTKIVAAWLNEMGNKTLWVDARNYIQTDNTYKEGKVDWTKTNQVIQKDLVPLLTDNIIVTQGFIGGTSENYTTTLGREGSDYSAAIFAFCLDAAALTIWKDVPGVLNADPKWFDETEKIAQLSYHDAIELTYYGATVIHPKTIKPLQNKGIPLFVRSFIQPEGSGTAITKENNPLPIPSFIFKVNQALISIFPKDYSFIIEENLSNIFELFHRHKIKINTMLNSAISFSVSVDDHPVQIEKLIKDLSTEFTVKYNKGLELVTIRYYNQQTIDRVTVEKDILLEVKSRHTCQMVMKNK; encoded by the coding sequence ATGGATATTTTTAAGTTTGGAGGTGCCTCGGTAAAAGATGCGGCAGGTGTAAAAAATCTGGCCAATATTGTTCGCGATTATAAAAAAGGAAACCTACTGATCGTAATTTCTGCCATGGGCAAAATTACCAACAGGTTGGAAGACCTAACCCATGCTTTCCTCTCGCAAAATGATGAGGCACATGAAATTTTTGAAGAAATTAAACATTTCCATTTCAGCATTATAGACGAACTTTTTCAGGGAAAACACCATCCGGTTTATGATGACGTAGCCAATACCTTTGTCGAAATCGATTGGTTAATTGAGGATGAACCTGATAACAATCCGGATTATATTTACGATCAGATTGTATCCATCGGTGAGGTAGTTTCTACTAAAATTGTAGCAGCCTGGTTAAACGAAATGGGTAATAAAACCCTTTGGGTCGATGCACGCAACTACATCCAGACTGATAATACGTACAAGGAAGGAAAAGTAGACTGGACAAAAACCAACCAGGTTATCCAGAAAGATTTAGTACCACTTTTAACCGATAATATCATTGTAACACAAGGCTTTATTGGCGGAACAAGTGAAAATTATACCACAACATTAGGTCGCGAAGGTTCTGATTATTCGGCAGCTATATTTGCTTTCTGTCTGGATGCAGCAGCTTTAACCATATGGAAGGACGTTCCGGGTGTATTAAACGCAGATCCAAAATGGTTTGATGAGACAGAAAAAATTGCCCAGCTTTCTTATCATGATGCCATAGAACTTACATATTACGGTGCAACGGTAATCCATCCCAAAACCATCAAACCGCTTCAAAACAAAGGCATTCCGCTTTTCGTAAGATCATTTATACAACCAGAAGGTTCAGGAACAGCCATTACGAAAGAAAACAATCCTTTGCCTATCCCCTCTTTTATTTTCAAGGTCAACCAGGCATTGATTTCTATTTTCCCTAAAGATTATTCTTTTATTATTGAAGAAAACCTGAGCAATATTTTTGAGCTTTTCCATAGGCATAAAATCAAAATCAATACCATGCTTAACTCTGCAATCAGCTTTTCGGTGAGTGTTGATGATCATCCTGTCCAGATTGAAAAACTGATTAAAGACCTGTCAACCGAGTTTACAGTAAAATACAACAAGGGTCTGGAACTGGTAACCATCCGTTATTACAACCAGCAAACAATTGATCGTGTAACAGTTGAGAAGGATATTTTACTCGAAGTGAAGAGCCGCCATACCTGCCAAATGGTGATGAAAAATAAATAG
- a CDS encoding class I SAM-dependent methyltransferase — translation MNNKLLAKAVQDYINTNLNADVNQIALAKSPFEGITSAELAIQITAKKKSEKKLPTWFHTENIYYPPVLSIEQTSSEITAKYKSKLANEDTLIDLTGGFGVDTYYFAKKVKEVIHCEINPELSAIAQHNALTLNAKNIKFKAEDGIAYIQKTDTTFDTIYVDPARRAEKGKVFMLKDCTPDIVTHLDALLKKSSRIIIKTAPLLDISAGLAELNQVSEIHIVSVKNECKELLWVIDKGFDKDTKIIAVTLNNKVEKDFSFYRSAANGAVQFAESLSIDHYLYEPDAALLKSGAFNLIASTYNLLKLHPQTQLFTSDSTNKAFPGRIFKIEAILNTGELKKETNLKGNVIVRNYPAKPEDLVKKYKIKADQQQFLIFTKIANGENVILKASIIQYY, via the coding sequence ATGAACAACAAACTTTTAGCCAAAGCCGTACAAGATTACATCAATACCAACTTAAATGCTGATGTAAATCAAATTGCTTTAGCTAAAAGTCCTTTCGAAGGCATCACTTCTGCAGAATTAGCGATACAGATTACGGCAAAAAAGAAATCGGAGAAGAAATTACCAACTTGGTTCCATACCGAAAATATTTATTACCCGCCTGTTTTATCCATCGAACAAACTTCTTCCGAGATCACGGCAAAATATAAATCAAAGCTTGCCAACGAAGATACTTTAATCGACCTAACAGGAGGGTTTGGTGTAGATACTTACTATTTTGCTAAAAAAGTTAAAGAAGTTATTCACTGCGAAATCAATCCCGAATTATCGGCAATAGCACAACATAACGCGCTTACATTAAACGCAAAAAATATCAAATTCAAGGCAGAAGATGGCATTGCGTATATTCAAAAAACTGATACCACATTTGACACCATTTATGTAGATCCGGCCCGAAGAGCAGAAAAGGGCAAAGTTTTTATGCTGAAAGACTGTACACCCGACATAGTGACTCATTTAGATGCATTACTAAAGAAATCGTCAAGGATTATCATCAAAACTGCCCCATTGCTTGATATTTCAGCTGGATTGGCCGAATTAAACCAGGTGAGTGAAATACACATTGTAAGTGTAAAAAACGAATGTAAAGAGCTCTTATGGGTAATCGATAAGGGATTCGATAAAGACACTAAAATAATTGCAGTAACGCTCAATAATAAAGTTGAAAAAGACTTTTCCTTTTACCGATCGGCAGCTAACGGAGCTGTACAATTTGCCGAAAGCCTAAGCATTGATCATTATTTGTACGAGCCAGATGCTGCCTTATTAAAATCAGGTGCTTTTAACTTAATCGCATCAACTTACAATCTCTTAAAACTGCATCCCCAAACCCAATTATTTACATCTGATTCGACAAATAAAGCATTTCCTGGTCGTATATTCAAAATTGAAGCCATATTAAACACAGGAGAACTGAAAAAGGAGACAAATTTAAAAGGCAATGTCATTGTCCGCAATTACCCTGCAAAGCCAGAAGATTTAGTAAAGAAATATAAAATCAAAGCCGATCAGCAGCAGTTTTTGATTTTTACAAAGATTGCAAATGGAGAAAATGTGATTTTGAAGGCTTCAATTATTCAATATTATTAA
- a CDS encoding cold-shock protein, with product MATGKVKWFNTQKGFGFIVQEDNKDLFVHFKDVLGGIESLKENDTVEFEVAEGRKGLQAVNVKKV from the coding sequence ATGGCAACCGGAAAAGTTAAGTGGTTTAACACGCAAAAGGGCTTTGGATTTATTGTGCAAGAAGACAATAAAGATTTATTTGTACATTTTAAAGATGTTTTAGGTGGAATCGAAAGCTTGAAAGAAAACGACACAGTAGAATTTGAAGTAGCTGAAGGCAGAAAAGGTTTACAGGCAGTAAACGTTAAAAAAGTTTAA
- a CDS encoding peroxiredoxin codes for MSIRLGDTAPNFKANTSVGEIDFYDYLGDSWGVLFSHPADYTPVCTTELGRTAALKGEFEKRNVKVLALSVDSAESHKGWINDINETQNTSVEFPIIADPDKTVANLYDMIHPNASETLTVRSLFVISPDKKVKLIITYPASTGRNFNEVLRVIDSLQLTANYSVATPADWKDGEDVIVVNSIKTEDIPAKFPKGHQVIKPYLRTTPQPNK; via the coding sequence ATGAGCATAAGACTAGGCGATACCGCACCCAATTTCAAAGCCAACACATCTGTTGGAGAAATAGATTTTTACGATTATTTAGGCGACAGCTGGGGTGTATTATTTTCTCATCCTGCAGATTATACGCCTGTTTGTACAACAGAACTAGGTAGAACTGCAGCGCTAAAAGGAGAATTTGAAAAAAGAAACGTCAAAGTTCTGGCGCTAAGTGTTGATTCTGCCGAATCGCACAAAGGCTGGATCAACGATATCAATGAAACACAAAATACTTCAGTTGAATTTCCGATTATTGCCGATCCGGATAAAACAGTGGCCAACCTTTACGATATGATCCACCCGAATGCTTCAGAAACATTAACGGTTCGTTCATTGTTCGTGATCAGTCCTGATAAAAAGGTGAAATTGATTATTACATATCCAGCTTCAACAGGTAGAAACTTTAATGAGGTATTGCGTGTAATTGATTCCTTACAGCTTACCGCGAATTATAGCGTGGCTACACCAGCCGATTGGAAAGACGGTGAAGATGTGATTGTAGTTAACAGTATTAAAACTGAAGATATCCCTGCTAAATTTCCAAAAGGACATCAGGTAATTAAGCCATATTTACGTACTACGCCTCAACCAAATAAATAA
- a CDS encoding S1C family serine protease, which translates to MRNDLELDAIIEDYLLGKLNAQEMQAFEQLRLNDATVDHKVVSHKFFLASMDTFAEQLRLKEQLNHIHSEIDVEGLANTLRPHPSRMVQLWRKHKSAIAVAASFVVLSLVSIYSIQHSTQQAERYRQLSNRVNNAIKTQNSLIRNIKHNNATSDKPNTQNSFGGTGFAISTNGYILTNLHIINGADSLYVQNSKGESFKVKSIYTDPQNDIAILKINDKHFSNLSSIPYTIKRNTSNIGEIVYTLGYPKDDAVLGEGYVSSKNGFIGDTTQYQVAISVNPGNSGGPVLDNNGNLVGIISGKPDQTEGAAFAIKSKYILEAMRAIPQDSLGVNKLSANKKSLLSGLKRTKQIEKIQDYVFMIKAY; encoded by the coding sequence ATGAGAAACGATTTGGAGTTAGATGCAATTATTGAAGATTATCTTTTAGGTAAACTTAATGCACAGGAAATGCAAGCTTTTGAACAGTTACGTCTTAATGATGCCACTGTAGATCATAAGGTAGTTTCGCATAAGTTCTTTTTAGCATCTATGGATACATTTGCAGAACAGCTGCGCTTAAAAGAACAATTAAATCATATTCATTCAGAAATTGATGTTGAAGGTTTAGCTAATACACTAAGGCCACACCCTTCACGTATGGTGCAGTTATGGCGTAAACATAAATCGGCCATCGCAGTAGCAGCATCTTTTGTTGTACTTTCTTTGGTTTCTATCTACTCTATTCAGCATAGCACTCAACAGGCAGAGCGCTACAGACAATTAAGTAATCGGGTGAATAATGCCATTAAAACGCAAAATAGCTTAATCAGAAATATTAAGCATAATAATGCAACTTCTGATAAGCCAAATACTCAGAATAGCTTTGGTGGTACTGGTTTTGCTATCTCTACAAATGGTTACATATTAACTAACCTGCACATTATTAATGGCGCTGATTCTTTATATGTGCAAAACAGCAAAGGAGAATCATTTAAAGTAAAATCAATTTACACAGATCCTCAAAACGATATTGCAATTCTTAAAATAAACGATAAACACTTCAGTAACTTATCTTCCATTCCATATACCATTAAAAGAAATACCAGCAACATTGGCGAAATTGTGTACACTTTAGGTTATCCAAAAGACGATGCTGTGCTAGGAGAGGGATATGTAAGTTCTAAAAATGGTTTTATTGGAGATACCACTCAGTATCAGGTAGCCATTTCGGTTAATCCAGGTAATAGCGGCGGTCCGGTTTTAGACAATAACGGAAATTTGGTAGGTATTATTAGTGGTAAGCCAGATCAGACTGAAGGCGCAGCCTTTGCCATTAAATCAAAATATATTTTAGAGGCCATGAGGGCTATTCCCCAGGATTCATTAGGCGTAAATAAACTTTCTGCCAACAAAAAGAGCTTGCTGTCTGGTTTAAAACGTACCAAACAGATCGAAAAAATACAGGATTATGTATTTATGATCAAAGCTTACTAG
- a CDS encoding RNA polymerase sigma factor, with protein sequence MNNSLKSSVPTDREVILGILNNSEDTLNKLYKAYYAMVLQFILNNNGDEDDAKDVYQEGIIILYNKIKAGNFELSSKLKTYIYSVCRRIWLKKLSLNSKKAGNITDYEDVFAVEEDVENHEEKDASFAKMQSALDHLGEPCKTIIQDFYIHNLSMQDICEKFGYTNTDNAKTQKYKCLQRLKKIFFQP encoded by the coding sequence GTGAATAACAGTTTAAAGAGTTCAGTTCCAACAGATAGAGAGGTTATTTTAGGTATTCTAAATAACTCAGAAGATACACTTAACAAGTTATACAAAGCGTATTATGCGATGGTTTTGCAGTTTATCCTAAACAATAACGGTGATGAAGATGATGCAAAAGATGTTTATCAGGAAGGCATAATAATTTTATATAACAAAATTAAGGCTGGTAATTTTGAGCTCAGCAGCAAGCTGAAAACTTATATTTATTCGGTCTGCAGGCGTATATGGCTAAAAAAACTTAGTCTAAACAGTAAAAAAGCCGGTAATATTACCGATTATGAAGATGTATTTGCTGTTGAAGAAGATGTAGAAAACCATGAAGAGAAAGATGCCTCTTTTGCAAAAATGCAATCGGCACTTGATCACCTGGGTGAACCTTGTAAAACCATTATTCAGGATTTTTATATCCACAATTTATCCATGCAGGATATCTGCGAAAAGTTCGGTTATACCAATACCGATAATGCAAAAACGCAGAAATATAAATGCCTGCAGAGGTTAAAGAAAATATTTTTTCAACCATAA
- the purB gene encoding adenylosuccinate lyase, with amino-acid sequence MNLTSLQAISPVDGRYRKTTESLAAYFSEEALIKYRVFVEVEYFIALCEINLPGLESFDRNLYAELRKIHENFSEANALEIKETEKVTNHDVKAVEYFIKSKFDALSLQNYKEFIHFGLTSQDINNTAIPYSIKLALNESYYPAIDSLIEKINALATEWKDIPMLAHTHGQPASPTKLGKEFLVFAERLSIQLESLKSIPNSAKFGGATGNFNAHHIAYPQLNWVDFSNHFVNEILGLTRAQHTTQIEHYDQFAAQCDALKRINNIIIDLDRDIWTYISKNYFKQKIKAGEIGSSAMPHKVNPIDFENAEGNAGIANALFEFFAAKLPISRLQRDLTDSTVLRNVGVPFGHTLIAINSTLRGLNKILLNEAALHADLDENWAVVAEAIQTVLRRENYPNPYEALKELTRTNSKINAASIAEFIEGLAVSEAIKVQLRTITPFNYTGVF; translated from the coding sequence ATGAATTTAACATCACTACAAGCTATTTCACCTGTTGATGGCCGTTACAGAAAAACAACCGAAAGTTTAGCTGCTTACTTTTCGGAAGAAGCACTGATTAAATACCGTGTTTTTGTAGAAGTCGAATATTTTATCGCACTTTGCGAAATCAACTTGCCTGGCTTGGAGAGTTTTGACAGAAATCTTTATGCAGAATTACGTAAAATACACGAAAATTTTTCAGAAGCTAATGCGCTGGAAATTAAAGAAACTGAAAAAGTAACCAATCATGATGTTAAAGCGGTTGAATATTTTATCAAAAGTAAATTTGATGCTTTATCCCTTCAAAACTATAAAGAGTTTATCCATTTTGGCTTAACCTCTCAGGATATCAACAATACCGCCATCCCTTATTCTATCAAACTGGCGCTGAACGAAAGTTACTACCCGGCGATTGATTCTTTAATCGAAAAAATAAACGCACTGGCAACAGAATGGAAGGATATTCCGATGCTGGCACATACGCATGGTCAGCCGGCCTCTCCTACTAAACTGGGAAAAGAATTTTTGGTTTTCGCCGAACGTTTAAGCATTCAGCTGGAAAGTTTAAAATCTATCCCGAACAGCGCAAAATTTGGTGGTGCAACCGGAAACTTCAATGCACACCATATTGCTTATCCTCAATTAAACTGGGTTGATTTTTCGAATCATTTTGTAAATGAAATATTAGGCTTAACCCGAGCTCAACACACTACACAGATTGAGCATTACGATCAGTTTGCCGCACAGTGCGATGCTTTAAAACGCATCAATAACATCATTATCGATTTAGACAGAGACATCTGGACCTATATTTCGAAAAATTATTTCAAACAGAAAATCAAAGCGGGAGAAATCGGTTCATCAGCTATGCCACATAAAGTTAACCCGATCGATTTCGAAAACGCAGAAGGAAATGCTGGAATTGCAAATGCACTTTTCGAGTTCTTTGCTGCTAAATTGCCGATTTCGCGTTTACAGAGAGATTTAACGGACTCTACAGTATTAAGAAATGTTGGTGTTCCTTTTGGGCATACTTTAATTGCCATTAATTCTACTTTACGTGGATTAAATAAGATTCTATTAAATGAAGCTGCTTTACATGCAGATTTAGATGAAAACTGGGCAGTTGTTGCCGAAGCCATTCAAACAGTTTTAAGGAGAGAGAACTACCCTAACCCTTACGAAGCCTTAAAAGAATTAACCAGAACCAATTCAAAAATTAATGCAGCTAGTATTGCAGAGTTTATTGAAGGCTTAGCAGTTTCGGAAGCCATAAAAGTGCAATTGAGAACTATTACTCCATTTAATTACACTGGCGTTTTTTAG
- a CDS encoding NifU family protein — protein MTINVYTEQTPNPATMKFMVNKLLINGSEDFATKESAEHSPFAKELFKFNFVSGVFFASNFVTITKTDDAEWADIEAILKEFVKGAVESELKIKEATAEEAPAFEGTETEIKIQQILHDYVRPAVEQDGGAITYKSFDEGVVTVELRGSCSGCPSSTITLKSGIQNLLQRMVPEVTEVVSEAL, from the coding sequence ATGACGATTAACGTATATACAGAACAAACTCCAAATCCAGCTACCATGAAATTCATGGTAAACAAACTGTTAATAAATGGCAGTGAGGATTTTGCGACTAAAGAGAGTGCTGAACATTCGCCTTTTGCTAAAGAGTTATTTAAATTCAACTTTGTTTCTGGTGTTTTTTTCGCCAGTAATTTTGTTACCATTACCAAAACAGATGATGCAGAATGGGCAGATATTGAAGCTATTCTAAAAGAATTTGTTAAAGGTGCTGTAGAATCGGAATTAAAGATTAAAGAAGCGACTGCCGAAGAAGCACCTGCTTTTGAAGGTACGGAAACTGAAATTAAAATTCAACAGATTTTGCACGATTATGTACGCCCGGCCGTTGAACAGGATGGTGGTGCGATTACCTACAAATCTTTTGATGAAGGTGTGGTTACTGTAGAGCTACGTGGCTCTTGCAGTGGTTGTCCGTCTTCTACCATTACACTTAAATCAGGGATCCAAAACTTATTACAGCGAATGGTACCTGAAGTTACAGAAGTAGTTTCTGAAGCGCTTTAA
- a CDS encoding inositol monophosphatase family protein — MNYELICNKVISIVKLTGNFIRKEAMQFDAQKIEYKGLNDMVSYVDKTAEQKLVQNLEKLIADAGFITEEKTINRVGKTYTWIIDPLDGTTNFIHGIPAYGISVALYEDGLPVIGVVYELNRGEMFYSYKGGLAFMNKKAIKVSVNPDLKSSLLATGFPYYQFDKQPQYLKLLAEMMQKSHGVRRIGAAAVDLVYTACGRFDAFFEFNLQQWDFAAGCFIVQQAGGEVYDFAGGNDYFEKREILATNGKLTTEMLTAIKQYF, encoded by the coding sequence ATGAATTACGAATTAATATGCAATAAAGTGATCTCGATTGTAAAGCTTACCGGAAACTTTATCCGTAAGGAAGCCATGCAGTTTGATGCACAAAAAATCGAATACAAAGGATTAAATGATATGGTTTCTTATGTTGATAAAACAGCAGAGCAGAAACTGGTTCAAAATCTTGAAAAATTAATTGCCGATGCCGGTTTTATAACCGAAGAGAAAACCATTAACCGGGTGGGCAAAACCTACACCTGGATCATCGATCCTTTGGATGGTACAACCAATTTTATCCATGGCATTCCGGCTTATGGCATTAGTGTTGCACTTTATGAAGATGGATTACCTGTTATTGGTGTGGTTTACGAATTAAACAGGGGAGAAATGTTTTATTCATATAAAGGCGGTTTGGCTTTTATGAATAAAAAAGCAATCAAAGTTTCTGTTAACCCTGATTTGAAATCGAGTTTATTGGCTACGGGATTTCCATACTATCAGTTTGATAAACAGCCTCAATATTTGAAATTGCTGGCCGAAATGATGCAAAAAAGCCATGGAGTACGCAGAATAGGTGCAGCAGCTGTAGATCTGGTTTATACCGCCTGCGGACGTTTTGATGCTTTTTTCGAATTTAATCTGCAGCAATGGGATTTTGCTGCAGGATGTTTTATCGTTCAGCAGGCAGGAGGAGAGGTGTATGATTTTGCCGGAGGTAATGATTACTTTGAGAAAAGGGAGATACTGGCTACCAATGGGAAACTTACCACTGAGATGTTAACTGCGATTAAGCAGTATTTTTAA
- a CDS encoding prolipoprotein diacylglyceryl transferase, with protein MFPTVSHFLEYLFGINLPLPFNTFGVFVALAFVAGYWAFTKELKRKEALGILHPIKKTVVIGKPATTSELIMNGLFGFVIGYKLVFALLNYRLFVNDAQSILMSTKGNIIGGLFFAGLFAYWDYTEKNKHKLDKPKETQVTIHPYQIMSNLIVWAAIWGFLGAKFFDNLEYWDDFIQHPIERLLSFSGLTFYGGLICGGAAVLIIAKRNGIKPLHMLDVGGPGMMLAYAVGRIGCHLAGDGDWGIVNSNPKPFSWLPDWLWSYKYPNNVVGEGIPIPGCTGKFCNELAQGVYPTPIYEVIICLILFAFLWKIRDKIKAPGLMFGIYMILNGVERFCIELIRVNSKYHVFGLSFTQAEMISTFLVVGGIALSAYALRNKNQLAQ; from the coding sequence ATGTTTCCTACCGTTTCACATTTTTTAGAATATCTTTTCGGCATTAATTTACCGCTTCCATTTAATACATTCGGTGTATTTGTAGCACTGGCATTTGTTGCTGGTTACTGGGCTTTTACCAAAGAACTTAAGCGTAAAGAAGCGCTGGGCATACTCCATCCAATAAAAAAAACAGTAGTAATCGGCAAGCCTGCTACTACATCAGAATTAATCATGAATGGCCTTTTTGGGTTTGTTATTGGTTATAAACTGGTTTTTGCATTATTAAACTATAGACTTTTTGTAAATGATGCACAGTCGATTTTAATGTCGACCAAAGGAAATATAATTGGTGGTTTATTTTTTGCTGGATTGTTTGCTTACTGGGATTATACCGAAAAAAATAAACATAAACTCGATAAACCAAAAGAAACACAGGTAACCATTCACCCTTACCAAATCATGAGTAATCTGATTGTTTGGGCAGCTATCTGGGGTTTTTTAGGAGCAAAGTTTTTCGATAACCTGGAGTATTGGGATGATTTTATTCAACATCCCATCGAGCGGTTATTGTCGTTTAGTGGGTTAACTTTTTACGGTGGTTTAATTTGCGGTGGTGCGGCGGTATTGATTATAGCAAAAAGAAACGGTATTAAACCCTTACACATGCTTGATGTAGGTGGACCAGGAATGATGCTGGCTTATGCAGTAGGCCGTATCGGTTGTCACTTAGCCGGCGACGGTGACTGGGGGATTGTAAATTCAAACCCTAAACCATTTTCCTGGCTTCCGGATTGGTTGTGGTCTTATAAATACCCAAACAACGTAGTGGGAGAAGGTATTCCAATTCCCGGTTGTACCGGAAAGTTTTGCAACGAATTGGCACAAGGGGTATACCCAACACCGATCTACGAAGTAATTATCTGTTTGATCCTTTTTGCTTTCTTGTGGAAAATCAGAGATAAAATAAAAGCACCTGGTTTAATGTTCGGTATCTATATGATCTTAAACGGTGTTGAGCGTTTCTGCATTGAATTAATCCGGGTAAATTCAAAATACCATGTTTTTGGTTTGTCTTTTACGCAGGCAGAAATGATTTCAACTTTTCTTGTAGTAGGTGGGATCGCGCTAAGTGCTTATGCTCTAAGGAACAAGAACCAACTGGCCCAATAA